Proteins encoded together in one Wolbachia endosymbiont of Menacanthus eurysternus window:
- the argS gene encoding arginine--tRNA ligase: MNIFKKIFLLILDKLNELKQRGIINTITKNFVVEPPSNKLYGDIYTNVAMVLAKYENKKLVEIVEILANEFALFNEVEKVKVVNPGFINIYLKIEIWHEILKQINELKIEFGALNIGNNRAINIEFVSANPTGPLHIGHARGAVFGDVLANLLKKVGYKVTKEYYINDTGAQIDTLIESVYLQYKETLGEKINTKNSSNLYFNKYSKLIGKKLAKEYGSKLINKQDNQIIKKYTLNFILKLIKKDMNLLGVNHDVFTSEDKLQKEGKIEESIKILSKKGLIYEGYLEKPKSKKGKNWTSKKKILFRSTKFGDDVDRVLKKENGNWTYFASDIAYHLDKISRGFNNMIVELGSDHGSYAKRLKAVVSALSDNKAKIEIKLHNIVNFFKNGKPVKMSKRSGNFLTIKDVIKEIGKDITRFVMLTRKNDMILNFDLIKVKEQSKDNPIFYIQYAYARAHSLMRNAPKKLPNINLSLLKTNEELFLIKTLARWPAVVETAAKLYEPHRITFYLLEAAEAFHALWGYGKNDSNMRFILKNNLNLTSARIFLVQALAHVIASGLFIFNIKPLEEMK, encoded by the coding sequence ATGAATATTTTTAAAAAAATTTTCTTGTTAATTCTTGACAAATTAAATGAATTAAAACAAAGAGGTATTATAAATACGATTACAAAAAATTTTGTTGTAGAACCTCCAAGTAATAAATTGTATGGAGATATTTATACAAATGTTGCAATGGTACTTGCAAAATACGAAAACAAAAAATTGGTTGAAATTGTAGAAATATTAGCAAATGAATTTGCGCTGTTCAATGAAGTTGAAAAAGTAAAAGTTGTAAATCCAGGTTTTATCAATATCTACTTAAAAATAGAAATATGGCATGAAATCCTCAAACAAATAAACGAATTAAAAATAGAATTTGGTGCTTTAAATATTGGAAATAATCGAGCAATCAATATTGAATTCGTATCAGCAAACCCAACTGGTCCATTACATATTGGTCATGCAAGAGGAGCAGTATTCGGTGATGTTTTGGCAAATTTACTTAAAAAAGTTGGCTATAAAGTTACTAAAGAATACTATATCAATGATACTGGAGCTCAAATAGATACTTTAATTGAGTCAGTATACCTTCAATATAAAGAAACTCTAGGAGAAAAAATTAATACTAAAAATAGTAGTAACCTATACTTTAATAAGTATTCAAAACTAATAGGCAAAAAACTAGCCAAGGAATATGGCTCAAAACTTATAAATAAACAAGATAATCAAATAATAAAAAAATATACCTTAAATTTTATTTTAAAACTTATAAAAAAAGATATGAATTTACTTGGAGTAAACCACGACGTTTTTACTTCGGAAGATAAATTACAAAAAGAAGGTAAAATAGAAGAAAGTATAAAAATTTTATCAAAAAAAGGTTTAATATACGAAGGATACTTAGAAAAACCAAAAAGTAAAAAAGGTAAAAATTGGACTTCTAAAAAAAAGATATTATTTCGTTCTACAAAATTTGGCGATGATGTTGATCGCGTACTAAAAAAAGAAAATGGTAATTGGACTTACTTTGCCTCTGATATTGCATACCATCTTGATAAGATATCACGTGGTTTCAATAATATGATTGTAGAGTTAGGTAGTGATCATGGTAGTTACGCTAAAAGACTTAAAGCAGTTGTCTCTGCGCTAAGTGATAACAAAGCAAAAATAGAAATAAAATTGCATAATATTGTAAATTTTTTCAAAAATGGTAAACCTGTTAAAATGTCAAAAAGATCAGGAAATTTCCTTACTATAAAAGATGTAATAAAAGAAATTGGTAAAGATATAACACGTTTTGTAATGCTAACACGAAAAAATGATATGATCTTAAATTTTGATTTAATTAAAGTTAAAGAACAATCTAAAGATAATCCTATTTTTTATATACAATATGCATATGCGCGCGCTCATTCATTAATGCGCAATGCACCAAAAAAACTCCCAAACATAAACCTTTCACTTTTAAAAACAAATGAAGAATTATTTCTCATAAAAACCCTAGCAAGATGGCCTGCTGTAGTAGAAACAGCAGCTAAACTATATGAACCACATAGAATCACTTTTTACTTACTAGAAGCTGCAGAAGCATTTCATGCTTTATGGGGATATGGTAAAAACGATTCAAATATGCGATTTATATTAAAAAATAACTTAAACCTCACCTCTGCAAGAATATTCCTCGTTCAAGCCTTAGCACACGTGATAGCTTCTGGACTTTTTATTTTTAATATAAAACCTTTAGAAGAAATGAAATAA
- a CDS encoding porin has product MKQSTYTKTALASLLALCSFSGFTADFYEKQDNAAISKRIEVLKTQNRKLKDKIKRVCNTNLKLDPVMEQLDKKKETIKLIKKAKVLKNKNSNVETLKTENYKIKKSGIKTKIINNRINEKNKTNPIVPITNSVNIAGINQKTSDLKITFSGVIDTQSYNKLKLSNKNHKSHDVKLNNDNTSVKISPLSFLEKVRSVDDYKNMGMITDTVLHLRAENKNESIGILYGADIQFHVPVTENMGTLQDINAGKSKNAHIFLDSKYGSLRFGYQFGPEALMRLDATKIATIDGAADSNWFRKANLKEKALTFPFYVTPRLYTESFSNGGKKLSFSIAEKYNKSTITTLPFRIAYYSPNYMGAKFGISYSPRYENSLSYINNTNVNNGIINTNPSEEEIDIITTKLINASKFRFNNKVEIDGKKYKSADEAIDDLVKNVKFTGNSATQTEKNEALVGIIDKILPAIDVTTVILPTKYNETHKTNTVPAVDVTDITVLESKNTMKDELINKIPSLNETGGSKDKFVKDLKEAVSKLLNTRLSAVDIKSKIKEIFLEKAINTMIYEKSITDLARHIGPDYEHIISAGASYEYDFNQNNIKIKTSIVGEYGKAKTLDTEHSYKEFEHNDLIGTNLGVSADYMINKDHNIRFAASFAYLGKSGQSKIAEEHLREADHDNFHKPDKKTNILDQLVINSENITYWTAGAGYQYENFYTSLTYFSSKMNDGDKLHDIALGIQYDLSPAYSKSKFIPYAVFHYFTSKEKRDNNHVEKYNQEVNLSSNKEEGGLFLTGVKFSF; this is encoded by the coding sequence ATGAAACAATCTACCTATACTAAAACTGCTCTAGCTTCTTTGCTAGCTTTATGTTCTTTCAGTGGCTTTACTGCTGATTTTTATGAAAAACAAGATAACGCAGCAATTTCTAAAAGAATAGAAGTTTTAAAAACACAAAATAGAAAACTAAAAGACAAAATAAAAAGAGTATGTAATACAAATTTAAAACTAGATCCTGTTATGGAACAACTTGATAAAAAAAAAGAAACAATAAAATTAATAAAAAAAGCAAAAGTTCTTAAAAATAAAAATTCTAACGTAGAAACTTTAAAAACTGAAAATTATAAAATTAAAAAATCTGGAATCAAAACTAAAATTATCAATAATAGAATTAACGAAAAAAATAAAACCAATCCAATTGTTCCAATTACTAATAGTGTTAATATTGCTGGCATTAATCAAAAGACAAGTGACTTAAAAATTACTTTTAGTGGTGTTATCGACACCCAAAGTTATAATAAATTAAAATTAAGTAATAAAAATCATAAATCACATGATGTCAAATTGAATAATGATAATACCTCTGTAAAAATAAGTCCATTATCGTTTCTAGAAAAAGTAAGAAGTGTTGATGATTATAAAAACATGGGCATGATTACAGATACAGTATTACATTTGAGAGCTGAAAATAAAAATGAAAGCATTGGTATTCTTTATGGCGCTGATATACAATTCCACGTTCCTGTTACTGAAAATATGGGAACTTTGCAAGATATAAACGCGGGAAAAAGTAAAAATGCACATATATTTTTGGATTCAAAATATGGTAGTTTAAGATTTGGTTATCAATTTGGTCCTGAAGCTTTAATGAGACTTGATGCAACAAAAATCGCAACTATTGATGGGGCTGCAGATAGCAACTGGTTTAGAAAAGCAAATTTAAAAGAAAAAGCTTTAACATTTCCATTTTATGTAACTCCACGTCTTTATACCGAAAGTTTCTCGAATGGAGGTAAAAAGCTTTCTTTTAGCATAGCAGAAAAATATAACAAAAGCACTATAACTACGCTCCCATTTAGAATTGCTTACTACTCACCGAACTACATGGGTGCAAAATTTGGTATCAGTTATTCACCTCGCTATGAAAATAGCCTATCCTATATTAATAATACTAATGTTAATAACGGTATAATAAATACTAACCCTTCTGAAGAAGAAATTGACATTATTACTACTAAACTCATTAACGCTAGTAAATTTAGATTCAATAATAAAGTCGAGATTGATGGTAAAAAATATAAGTCAGCAGACGAAGCAATTGACGACCTAGTCAAAAATGTAAAATTTACTGGTAATTCCGCTACCCAAACTGAAAAAAATGAAGCTCTTGTCGGAATAATCGACAAAATCTTACCCGCAATTGATGTAACTACTGTAATTCTTCCTACCAAATACAATGAAACCCACAAAACAAACACTGTTCCTGCTGTAGATGTTACAGATATAACAGTTCTTGAAAGTAAGAATACAATGAAAGACGAACTCATAAATAAAATACCATCTCTTAATGAAACAGGTGGTAGCAAAGATAAATTTGTTAAAGATCTAAAAGAAGCAGTGAGTAAACTTTTAAACACAAGACTTTCAGCTGTAGATATTAAATCAAAAATAAAAGAAATATTTCTCGAAAAGGCCATAAATACAATGATATATGAAAAAAGTATAACAGACTTAGCAAGACATATTGGTCCAGATTATGAACATATAATAAGTGCGGGTGCATCATATGAGTATGATTTCAATCAAAATAATATAAAAATTAAAACTTCTATAGTCGGGGAATATGGTAAGGCAAAAACACTAGATACCGAACATTCTTACAAAGAATTTGAACACAATGATTTAATAGGAACTAATCTTGGTGTTAGCGCTGACTATATGATAAATAAAGATCATAACATAAGGTTCGCTGCTTCTTTTGCATATTTAGGTAAGTCTGGTCAATCAAAAATTGCCGAAGAACATCTAAGAGAAGCTGATCATGATAATTTTCATAAGCCTGATAAGAAAACTAATATACTGGATCAACTTGTGATTAATAGTGAAAATATTACCTATTGGACTGCTGGTGCTGGTTACCAGTATGAGAATTTTTATACAAGTTTAACATATTTTAGTAGTAAGATGAACGATGGAGATAAACTTCATGATATTGCACTTGGCATTCAATATGATCTCTCTCCAGCTTATAGTAAAAGTAAATTCATTCCGTATGCAGTCTTTCATTACTTTACAAGTAAAGAAAAACGAGATAACAATCATGTAGAAAAATATAACCAAGAGGTAAACCTCTCTTCTAATAAAGAAGAAGGAGGTCTTTTTCTGACCGGTGTAAAATTTTCTTTCTAA
- the panC gene encoding pantoate--beta-alanine ligase, translating into MLKIFNLIEEWKTFKNSLLNNTTIGFIPTMGCLHEGHCSLIARSVLENDFSILSIFINKTQFSEKSDYENYPKTISEDLKIAEREKVNAVIIPTHNDIYPDGFRYKVIENNTSLVREGIYRPGHFTGMLTVVLKLLTIIGANKAYFGEKDYQQYELIKGMKEAFFINTEIIPCPTIRDKNGIALSSRNRNLNKKQINLAKNFPLLLSSKQLSSNQIKIELEKLGFKVNYIEEINGRRYGSIRIGKTTLIDNFLI; encoded by the coding sequence ATGTTAAAAATTTTTAACTTGATAGAAGAATGGAAAACTTTTAAAAACTCTCTACTTAATAACACTACCATAGGTTTTATTCCAACAATGGGTTGTTTACACGAAGGTCATTGCAGCTTAATTGCAAGATCAGTCTTAGAAAACGATTTTTCTATTTTGAGCATCTTTATTAATAAAACCCAATTTTCTGAAAAATCTGACTATGAAAATTATCCAAAAACAATATCAGAAGATCTAAAAATAGCTGAGCGTGAAAAAGTAAACGCAGTCATCATTCCAACACATAATGATATATATCCTGACGGATTTCGTTATAAAGTGATAGAAAATAACACTAGTTTAGTAAGAGAAGGAATATATCGTCCGGGTCATTTTACTGGGATGCTAACTGTGGTATTAAAACTTCTTACTATTATAGGAGCAAATAAAGCTTATTTTGGTGAAAAAGATTATCAACAGTATGAATTAATTAAAGGAATGAAAGAAGCTTTTTTTATTAACACGGAAATTATTCCGTGTCCTACCATTAGAGATAAAAACGGAATTGCATTAAGTTCTAGAAATAGAAATCTTAACAAAAAACAAATAAACTTAGCAAAGAATTTTCCATTATTATTATCATCTAAGCAACTTTCATCTAATCAAATAAAAATCGAACTTGAGAAGTTAGGCTTTAAAGTTAACTACATAGAAGAAATAAACGGAAGAAGATATGGCTCAATCCGAATAGGAAAAACTACATTAATAGATAATTTTCTAATTTAA
- a CDS encoding DUF2520 domain-containing protein encodes MKKVSIIGCGKVGKTIGYLLAKKANCDIKGILNKSFSSSKSAIKFIGMGYACKNYKELIRSNLWLISTQDSLISNVCQTLVNHEKLSRGDIVIHFSGTLNSGALYSAKEMGCFIGSLHPIKSFADPKISVSTFKGTYCAYEGDKQAFSVIKRLCKKIGAKIFKINRKTKSSYHIGNIFASNYLISLLKISYNLYYRSGVKKEYILDIIHSLSSSTLTNIKKCRSLDMSITGPIQRGDINIIKNHINFLKSTPSLLVLYRILGLKLISNQYNKNIEKLLSFNKNLLKTFDIK; translated from the coding sequence ATGAAAAAAGTTTCTATTATAGGATGTGGAAAAGTAGGAAAGACAATTGGATATCTTTTAGCAAAAAAAGCTAATTGCGACATCAAAGGAATATTAAATAAAAGTTTTTCTTCTTCTAAGAGTGCTATTAAGTTTATAGGTATGGGTTATGCTTGTAAAAATTACAAAGAATTAATAAGGTCTAATTTATGGTTAATATCAACACAAGATTCACTAATCTCTAACGTCTGTCAAACGCTAGTAAACCATGAAAAACTTTCAAGAGGAGATATTGTAATTCATTTTAGTGGTACTTTAAACTCAGGGGCTTTATATTCCGCAAAAGAGATGGGGTGTTTTATTGGATCATTACACCCCATAAAATCTTTTGCAGATCCTAAAATAAGCGTTAGTACGTTCAAGGGAACTTATTGTGCCTACGAAGGTGACAAACAAGCTTTTTCAGTCATAAAACGTCTCTGCAAAAAAATTGGAGCAAAAATTTTTAAAATTAACCGGAAAACAAAAAGTTCATATCACATAGGAAACATTTTTGCTTCAAATTATCTAATCTCATTATTAAAGATATCATATAATCTTTATTATAGATCAGGCGTAAAGAAAGAATACATCCTAGATATTATTCACAGTTTATCTTCGAGCACCCTAACAAATATCAAAAAATGCCGATCCCTCGACATGTCTATTACCGGCCCAATACAGAGAGGCGATATAAATATAATAAAAAATCACATTAATTTTTTAAAATCCACTCCATCATTACTAGTCTTGTATAGGATACTAGGTTTAAAGTTGATTTCTAACCAATATAATAAAAATATAGAAAAACTTCTTTCTTTTAACAAAAACCTTCTCAAAACTTTTGATATAAAATAA
- the panB gene encoding 3-methyl-2-oxobutanoate hydroxymethyltransferase has product MTNILKFQNMKNTSQKISMITCYDYWLAKIIDTTNIDAILVGDSLAMIMHGYKNTTFTTIDLMCTHINAVSKGAESKIIIGDMPFLSFRKSLRDTVEYALQIIQSGAHAIKIEGAKGNLKLISHIVESGIPVMGHLGLMPQHINHFGKFKVQGKLENEAKEIIQSAIELEKSGCFSIVLECIPMKLAETITEKLQIPTIGIGAGSSVSGQILVLQDMLGMNHNFHPKFLKTYLNGYQLIRNALNNFDNEIKTGIFPQDNHSY; this is encoded by the coding sequence ATGACAAATATTCTAAAGTTTCAAAATATGAAAAATACATCACAAAAAATTAGTATGATTACTTGTTATGATTATTGGTTAGCAAAAATTATCGATACAACAAATATAGATGCTATTTTAGTTGGAGATAGTTTGGCCATGATAATGCATGGTTATAAAAATACTACGTTTACAACTATAGATTTAATGTGCACTCATATAAATGCAGTTTCAAAAGGAGCGGAAAGCAAAATTATCATTGGGGATATGCCATTTTTATCATTTAGAAAAAGTTTAAGAGATACTGTTGAATATGCATTACAAATTATACAAAGCGGTGCTCACGCGATTAAAATAGAAGGTGCAAAGGGAAATTTAAAATTAATCTCCCATATAGTTGAGTCAGGTATTCCAGTAATGGGACATTTGGGATTAATGCCTCAACATATCAACCATTTTGGAAAATTTAAAGTACAAGGTAAACTAGAAAATGAAGCTAAAGAAATTATTCAATCAGCTATCGAATTAGAAAAATCTGGTTGCTTTTCAATAGTACTCGAATGCATCCCGATGAAATTGGCTGAAACAATAACAGAAAAGCTGCAAATTCCCACGATTGGTATCGGAGCTGGATCTAGTGTATCTGGACAAATATTAGTGTTACAAGATATGCTGGGTATGAATCATAATTTTCACCCCAAATTTCTCAAAACTTATTTAAATGGGTATCAATTAATAAGAAATGCTTTAAATAACTTCGATAACGAAATTAAAACTGGAATATTTCCACAAGACAATCATTCTTATTAA